In Cohaesibacter intestini, the genomic stretch TCGTAAAAGAGCGCTGCCTGCGCAACTTGCCTCGGTCCCAGCATTCGCAAATCCCCCCTTTTCCTAAAAGGATTGAATCAGGACCAAGCGATTACTTCAACAGCTACTTTTTCAACACCATTCGCCCTCTTTACCAGTTGATACTCAGATAGTGAGGAGCGGGGCTAGGCATTCGCTTGAAGAATTCTGTAGATCTGCATTCGGGAACAGCCGAGGGCTCTAGCAATGGCACTTGGCCCCAATCCGTCAGATCTCATGCGTATCACTTCGCCTCGATCAATGCGTTGTTGGCCGCCCTTGTACTTGCCCTGCGTCTTCGCTCGTTCGATGCCTTCGCGTTGTCGTTCTTTGATGAACCGTCGCTCCATCTGAGCTACCATACCCAAGACCGTCATGACGATCTGGCCCATGTCGCCCTTAGTGGAAACGTAAGGGTCGAGGACGGTCACGAATGCACCCTTCTGCTCGCACTCATGAACTATGTTTAGAACATCGCGGGTATCACGACCAAGCCGATCAAGGCGGGTCACGATCAGCTCATCGTCGGGGCGAAGGAACTCTAGGATTGTAGCTAGTTCGGCACGATTTTCGCGGCTTCCTCCAGATACCTTTTCTGACCTGATCAAACCGCAGCCTTCAGCCCCAAGCCGATTTTGTTGAATTTCCAGATCTTGTTCATGCGTACTGACGCGGGCGTAGCCTATTTTTGCCATGTGTCACCTCAGGGTTTAGGCTTGAGGCTAGCAGGTGACAAATAGTCACTGTCAACCCTGATGTGACGCCCTGAGGTGTAACAATGGCCTGTCACGGCAGGGTATACCTTGAAGTGACGCAAACACTGGCTTTAGCTGGATCTGAAGTTACATGATCCTAGTGGTGGATTTAAATACCGGGTGGGAGGTCATTTGCTATTCTCAACTTGGATTGATCTCTATTGGCAATCAGGGCGCTCGATACACGCAACCGGTCCGTAAAGTGACGTTTCAGCATAGTTACATAATCGCCAAACATGCGAAGGCTAGAGATTGGCCGATTTTAGTTTGCACCGGCCAACCACTGTCATTAAGCCCTATTTCTTGCCGACTTCATAATAGGGTTCGGTCTTGTTGACCAAGGATCCTCCGAACGCATAAACGGTGTATTGTGCATTGGCATCATACTCCATTCCGA encodes the following:
- a CDS encoding recombinase family protein, with protein sequence MAKIGYARVSTHEQDLEIQQNRLGAEGCGLIRSEKVSGGSRENRAELATILEFLRPDDELIVTRLDRLGRDTRDVLNIVHECEQKGAFVTVLDPYVSTKGDMGQIVMTVLGMVAQMERRFIKERQREGIERAKTQGKYKGGQQRIDRGEVIRMRSDGLGPSAIARALGCSRMQIYRILQANA